In Ipomoea triloba cultivar NCNSP0323 chromosome 7, ASM357664v1, a single genomic region encodes these proteins:
- the LOC116025672 gene encoding chaperone protein dnaJ 15 yields MGSSKMEGSSTPALRRDPYEVLSVSRDSSDQEIKTAYRKLALKYHPDKNASNPEASELFKEVAYSYSILSDPEKRRQYDMAGFEALDADGMDMEVDLSNLGTVNTMFAALFSKLGVPIKTTISANVLEEALNGTVTIRPLPIGTSCSAKVEKQNAHFFGVTISEEQAESGIVVRVTSAAQSKFKLLYFEQDPNGGYGLALQEDSEKTGKVTSAGMYFLHFQVYRMDSTVNALAMAKDPDAAFFKRLEGLQPCEVSDLKAGTHIFAVYGDNFFKPATYTIEALCAKTYEDSTSKLKDIEAQILRKRNELRQFETEYRKALARFQEVTNRYTQEKQTVDELLKQRDTIHSAFTVARSVVVATSSGSGNFSNGSSSRILGDDFKAESPGEDGTPESKDKSSKKKWFNLNLKGSDKKT; encoded by the exons ATGGGTAGTTCGAAAATGGAGGGTTCGTCTACGCCGGCGCTGCGGAGAGACCCTTACGAGGTTTTGTCTGTTTCGAGGGATTCTTCTGATCAGGAGATTAAGACTGCTTACAGAAAACTTGCCCTCAA GTATCATCCTGACAAAAATGCTAGCAACCCTGAAGCTTCGGAGCTTTTCAAGGAGGTTGCATATTCATATAGCATTTTATCCGATCCTGAGAAAAGGAGGCAGTATGATATGGCTGGATTTGAG GCCCTGGATGCTGATGGAATGGATATGGAAGTTGATCTATCCAACCTTGGCACTGTTAACACAATGTTTGCAGCATTGTTCAG CAAATTGGGTGTTCCTATCAAGACGACTATTTCAGCCAATGTTCTTGAAGAAGCTCTAAATGGAACTGTCACAATTAGGCCTTTGCCAATTGGAACATCATGCAGTGCTAAG GTAGAAAAGCAAAATGcccatttttttggtgtaacaaTTAGTGAGGAACAAGCTGAGTCAGGGATTGTGGTTAGAGTAACGTCAGCTGCTCAAAGCAAATTTAAG CTACTATATTTTGAACAAGATCCAAATGGGGGTTATGGACTGGCTTTGCAG GAAGATAGTGAAAAAACTGGCAAGGTGACATCAGCAGGAATGTATTTCTTGCATTTTCAGGTTTATAGGATGGATTCAACAGTAAATGCG TTAGCAATGGCCAAGGATCCCGACGCAGCTTTTTTTAAGAGGCTGGAAGGCCTTCAACCTTGTGAGGTCTCAGATCTAAAAGCTGGCACTCACATATTCGCTGTTTATG GAGATAACTTCTTCAAACCTGCTACGTATACAATTGAGGCTCTTTGTGCCAAAACGTACGAGGATTCAACAAGCAAGCTGAAGGATATCGAAGCTCAGATTTTGAGGAAGAGAAATGAGCTTCGACAATTTGAGACAGAATACAGAAAG GCATTGGCACGATTCCAAGAAGTGACCAACAGATACACCCAGGAGAAGCAGACT GTGGATGAATTGCTGAAACAACGAGACACTATCCATTCCGCATTCACTGTTGCAAGATCAGTCGTTGTTGCTACCAGTAGTGGAAGTGGGAATTTCAGTAATGGAAGTAGCAGTAGAATTCTTGGCGATGATTTTAAAGCTGAGAGCCCAGGGGAAGATGGAACCCCCGAATCCAAAGACAAATCGTCAAAGAAAAAATGGTTCAATCTTAACCTCAAAGGATCCGATAAGAAGACTTAA